The following proteins are encoded in a genomic region of Streptomyces collinus Tu 365:
- a CDS encoding MFS transporter, which produces MSVVRDLRVLLSLRDFRHLLSVRLLSQGADGVYQVALAAYVVFSPEKQTSAASIASAMAVLLLPYSLVGPFAGVLLDRWRRRQVFLYGNLLRALLAAATAVLMVAHVPDWLFYASALCVTAVNRFVLAGLSAALPRVVDTERLVLANSLSPTAGTLAATVGGGLAFAVRLVASGSDAAVVLLGAFLYLCAALTALSMAPGLLGPDRTPEQPRLGTALADTARALLAAVRHLAEPRRREAAWALAAMTLMRFCYGALLVLLLMLCRYALSSSPDEGLRLLGLALTVSGAGFFAAALVTPWVVGRIGPVRWIVVCAGAAALLEPALGLPFAAGPLLVAVFVLGLITQGAKIATDTIVQASVDDGFRGRIFSLYDVLFNTAFVGAAGLAALMLPPDGRSAALVVLVALFYGLTAVAMARFESCRNDKKGDVSRETSPPR; this is translated from the coding sequence ATGTCCGTCGTCCGTGACCTGCGCGTCCTGCTGAGTCTGCGGGACTTCCGGCACCTGCTGTCCGTACGTCTCCTCTCCCAGGGAGCCGACGGGGTCTACCAGGTCGCGCTCGCCGCGTACGTCGTCTTCTCCCCGGAGAAACAGACCTCCGCAGCGTCGATCGCATCGGCGATGGCGGTCCTGCTGCTCCCTTACTCCCTGGTCGGCCCCTTCGCCGGGGTCCTGCTGGACCGCTGGCGGCGCCGCCAGGTGTTCCTGTACGGCAATCTGCTGCGAGCCCTGCTGGCGGCTGCGACCGCGGTCCTGATGGTCGCCCACGTCCCGGACTGGCTGTTCTACGCCTCGGCGCTCTGTGTGACGGCCGTCAACCGCTTCGTCCTCGCCGGACTCTCCGCCGCCCTTCCGCGGGTGGTCGACACCGAGCGCCTGGTCCTCGCGAACTCCCTGTCCCCCACCGCCGGGACGCTGGCCGCGACCGTCGGTGGTGGCCTCGCCTTCGCCGTACGGCTCGTGGCGTCGGGCTCCGACGCCGCCGTGGTACTGCTCGGCGCCTTCCTGTACCTGTGCGCGGCTCTGACCGCGCTGAGCATGGCGCCCGGCCTGCTGGGGCCCGACCGGACACCGGAACAGCCGCGGCTGGGGACCGCGCTCGCCGACACCGCACGGGCGCTGCTCGCGGCGGTCCGGCACCTGGCCGAACCGCGGCGCCGGGAGGCGGCCTGGGCGCTGGCCGCGATGACGCTGATGCGCTTCTGCTACGGCGCACTGCTCGTCCTGCTGCTCATGCTGTGCCGCTACGCCCTCTCGTCGTCCCCCGACGAGGGCCTTCGGCTGCTCGGTCTTGCCCTGACGGTGTCCGGCGCGGGATTCTTCGCGGCCGCCCTGGTGACACCGTGGGTGGTGGGACGGATCGGCCCCGTCCGCTGGATCGTGGTCTGCGCCGGCGCGGCCGCGCTGCTGGAACCCGCACTCGGCCTTCCGTTCGCGGCCGGCCCTCTGCTGGTCGCCGTCTTCGTGCTGGGTCTCATCACCCAGGGCGCCAAGATCGCCACGGACACGATCGTGCAGGCATCCGTGGACGACGGCTTCCGGGGCCGGATCTTCTCCCTGTACGACGTCCTCTTCAACACGGCCTTTGTCGGCGCCGCCGGACTGGCGGCTCTGATGCTGCCCCCGGACGGCCGCTCGGCGGCCCTGGTGGTGCTCGTCGCTCTGTTCTACGGACTGACCGCGGTGGCCATGGCTCGCTTCGAGAGCTGCCGGAACGACAAAAAGGGCGATGTTTCACGTGAAACATCGCCCCCTCGGTAG
- a CDS encoding PadR family transcriptional regulator, whose translation MSRRSGILEFAVLGLLRESPMHGYELRKRLNTSLGVFRAFSYGTLYPCLKTLVTNGWLIEEPGSTHEDALAAPLAGRRAKIVYRLTAEGKEHFEELLSQTGPDAYEDEHFAARFAFFGQTSRDVRMRVLEGRRSRLEERLEKMRASLARTRERLDDYTLELQRHGMESVEREVRWLNELIESERAGRDLKGSASGGSAQQDTTSGSTGGLPRPGGTPGTDTPGDTAT comes from the coding sequence ATGAGCCGGCGATCCGGCATCCTCGAGTTCGCCGTCCTCGGGCTGCTGCGCGAGTCCCCGATGCACGGCTATGAGCTGCGCAAACGACTCAATACGTCTCTGGGTGTCTTCCGGGCGTTCAGCTACGGGACCCTGTACCCCTGCCTCAAGACGCTGGTCACCAACGGCTGGTTGATCGAGGAACCGGGCAGCACCCATGAGGACGCCCTCGCCGCTCCTCTCGCCGGACGCCGCGCGAAGATCGTGTACCGATTGACGGCAGAAGGTAAGGAGCACTTCGAGGAGCTGCTCTCGCAGACCGGCCCCGACGCGTACGAGGACGAGCACTTCGCCGCACGGTTCGCCTTCTTCGGGCAGACGTCGCGGGATGTGCGCATGCGCGTGCTGGAGGGCCGGCGCAGCCGCCTGGAGGAGCGCCTGGAGAAGATGCGCGCCTCGCTGGCACGCACGCGAGAGCGCCTCGACGACTACACGCTTGAGCTCCAGCGCCACGGTATGGAGTCCGTGGAGCGCGAAGTGCGCTGGCTGAACGAGCTCATCGAGAGCGAGCGGGCCGGTCGGGACCTGAAGGGTTCCGCATCCGGGGGGTCCGCTCAGCAGGACACCACATCTGGATCGACGGGCGGCCTGCCCCGTCCCGGGGGCACCCCGGGGACGGATACGCCCGGCGACACCGCCACGTGA
- a CDS encoding glycosyltransferase family 87 protein, which produces MPSAEMTPAGVHEPEPVRPPDAEPVRPTREDEVAAAGSELIGGPIGRRALLGTTWWTPVRVIALVAIGMFALGLVQKAPCYHSAWFFGASSQYTHACYSDIPHLYQGRGFADGLVPYFDKLPGDMDYLEYPVLTGVFMEVAAWLTPGSGSIQHQEQWYWFANAGMLMVCTAVIAVCVTRTQRRRPWDGLLVALAPAFALTATINWDLLAVALTAAAMLMWSRGRALAFGVLLGLATAAKLYPVVLLGPLLVLCWRAGRWREYFQAVGGAVVAWLVVNLPVMLFAFQGWSKFYSFSHDRGIDFGSFWLIWAQNSSNPPTTDFVNTAATVLVVLCFLGIAALTFTAPRRPRFAQLAFLMVAAFILTNKVYSPQYVLWLVPLAVLARPKWRDFLIWQACEVAYFLGIWMYLAYTTSGDAHKGLPTQGYHWAIAIHLLGTLYLCAVVVRDILMPERDVVRRAGDDDPSGGVLDGAEDVFVLGPAARPARHAAPFEASQVAWGRPEQPPHEGRSL; this is translated from the coding sequence ATGCCCAGTGCAGAGATGACGCCCGCCGGCGTGCACGAGCCCGAGCCTGTGCGGCCCCCTGACGCGGAACCGGTCCGGCCGACCAGGGAGGACGAGGTCGCCGCGGCCGGGAGTGAGCTGATCGGCGGCCCCATCGGGCGGCGTGCCCTGCTCGGGACGACCTGGTGGACCCCCGTTCGCGTCATCGCGCTCGTCGCGATCGGCATGTTCGCGCTCGGCCTCGTCCAGAAGGCGCCCTGCTACCACAGTGCCTGGTTCTTCGGCGCCAGCTCGCAGTACACGCACGCCTGCTACTCGGACATCCCGCACCTGTACCAGGGGCGTGGCTTCGCCGACGGTCTGGTGCCGTACTTCGACAAGCTTCCCGGTGACATGGACTACCTCGAATACCCGGTGCTGACCGGTGTGTTCATGGAGGTCGCCGCCTGGCTCACCCCGGGCAGCGGTTCCATCCAGCACCAGGAGCAGTGGTACTGGTTCGCCAACGCCGGGATGCTGATGGTGTGCACGGCCGTGATCGCGGTCTGTGTGACCCGCACCCAGCGTCGGCGCCCCTGGGACGGTCTGCTCGTCGCTCTGGCACCGGCCTTCGCCCTCACCGCCACCATCAACTGGGACCTTCTCGCGGTGGCCCTGACGGCCGCGGCGATGCTGATGTGGTCCCGGGGCCGTGCCCTGGCCTTCGGAGTCCTCCTGGGGCTCGCCACGGCCGCCAAGCTCTATCCCGTCGTGCTGCTCGGCCCCCTGCTCGTCCTGTGCTGGCGGGCCGGCCGGTGGCGTGAGTACTTCCAGGCCGTGGGCGGAGCCGTCGTCGCCTGGCTGGTCGTGAACCTGCCCGTGATGCTGTTCGCCTTCCAGGGCTGGTCGAAGTTCTACTCGTTCAGCCACGACCGGGGCATCGACTTCGGTTCCTTCTGGCTGATCTGGGCGCAGAACTCCAGCAACCCGCCGACGACCGACTTCGTCAACACCGCGGCCACCGTGCTGGTCGTCCTGTGCTTCCTCGGCATCGCGGCGCTGACGTTCACCGCCCCGCGCCGGCCGCGCTTCGCCCAGCTCGCCTTCCTGATGGTCGCGGCCTTCATCCTCACCAACAAGGTCTACTCGCCGCAGTACGTCCTGTGGCTCGTGCCGCTCGCGGTCCTCGCCCGGCCCAAGTGGCGGGACTTCCTGATCTGGCAGGCGTGCGAGGTGGCGTACTTCCTCGGCATCTGGATGTACCTCGCCTACACGACCAGCGGGGACGCCCACAAGGGACTGCCGACCCAGGGCTACCACTGGGCGATCGCCATCCATCTGCTCGGCACCCTGTACCTGTGCGCCGTCGTCGTCCGGGACATCCTCATGCCCGAGCGGGACGTGGTGCGCCGGGCCGGGGACGACGACCCCTCGGGCGGGGTGCTCGACGGCGCCGAGGACGTCTTCGTGCTCGGCCCTGCGGCCCGTCCCGCGCGGCACGCCGCGCCCTTCGAGGCGTCCCAGGTGGCCTGGGGGCGGCCGGAGCAGCCTCCCCACGAGGGCCGTTCGCTCTGA
- a CDS encoding transglycosylase domain-containing protein — MSEHRRKPPQPQGGGRAAARRGQSGPASGRRAAPRGATGSSSDSHESSSYGSDTYGSGGEERAYGSRAEARRATQRGGGRRRTADNAGPGGRRGGPGGPAGPGRGRGRATTAPGKKRFIDYPRSGKYGWHRWVPSWKLVSGLFVGFLGCLVAMVGIGFAMVEIPSENIAAKSQNNVYYWADHTQMVATGTGVNRQNVTIDKIPEAMQWAVISAENKSFYQDSGVDPMGIARALANMARGGQTQGGSTITQQFVKNTYLSQDQTVTRKFKEMFISIKVGTRLKKPQILQGYLNTSYFGRGAYGIQAAAQTYYGKDAVRLDPSECAFLAALLKGPTYYDPAGNADLDKSADPKSNLKRSTERWRWILGEMHKDKRISDADYQKAIAKYPTPQGRKATKGMTGQISYLADTAKKYVLNHSDITEAEFDKGGYQIYTTFRKDKVNELSAAVKKIQKDRLDPKHRSLDKYVQFGAASVVPRDGAIVALYGGDGYENGHFTNNADTSGVPVGSTWKPFVLAAAMEYGTYKSDGLGISPLSKYNGDDHLKVRRPDGSYYLNKDNSFFFQKNESPRKWGYITLRKAMEQSINTPFVQLGVDVGMSKVRDVARSAGILDASMSQDLNPSFAIGTSTPSAIRMADAYATFAASGKQADPYSVTAVQKDGTDVPSFEKKPKVKQAMDAPIANNVTDVLQNVIQNGTGQNAKALGRTAAGKTGTTDKNKSAWFVGYTQQLSTSVAMFRENPKDHKLLSMNGTAGVDSIHGGDIPTAVWTEYMKAALKNANDPGFPAAEKIGDVQDEAGAPSPTPSVTITPSQSPSDSPTPTPSVTSSSPSPSPSESCQFGWGDNCGGANGGGNGNGNGNGGTNGGTPSPTVTDTTGTGNTRGNGNGGLFAGQNG; from the coding sequence ATGAGCGAGCACCGTCGCAAACCGCCGCAGCCGCAGGGAGGCGGACGTGCCGCGGCCCGACGCGGACAGTCCGGCCCCGCCTCCGGCCGCCGTGCGGCACCGCGAGGCGCCACCGGGTCTTCTTCCGACTCCCATGAGTCCAGTTCCTACGGGTCGGACACCTACGGCTCGGGGGGTGAGGAGCGCGCCTACGGCAGCCGGGCCGAGGCGCGCCGCGCGACCCAGAGAGGCGGCGGCCGGCGCAGGACCGCCGACAACGCGGGGCCTGGCGGCCGGCGCGGGGGCCCGGGCGGACCGGCCGGCCCCGGCCGCGGCAGAGGCCGTGCCACGACCGCACCCGGCAAGAAGAGGTTCATCGACTACCCGCGGTCGGGCAAGTACGGCTGGCACCGCTGGGTGCCGTCCTGGAAGCTCGTGTCGGGCCTGTTCGTCGGCTTCCTCGGCTGCCTGGTCGCCATGGTGGGCATCGGCTTCGCGATGGTGGAGATCCCCAGCGAGAACATCGCCGCCAAGTCCCAGAACAACGTCTACTACTGGGCGGACCACACCCAGATGGTGGCCACCGGCACCGGCGTCAACCGCCAGAACGTCACCATCGACAAGATCCCCGAGGCCATGCAGTGGGCCGTGATCTCGGCGGAGAACAAGAGCTTCTACCAGGACTCGGGCGTCGACCCCATGGGTATCGCGCGAGCGCTGGCCAACATGGCACGAGGCGGTCAGACGCAGGGTGGTTCGACGATCACCCAGCAGTTCGTCAAGAACACTTACCTCAGCCAGGACCAGACGGTCACCCGTAAGTTCAAGGAGATGTTCATCTCCATCAAGGTGGGCACGAGGCTGAAGAAGCCGCAGATCCTTCAGGGCTACCTGAACACCTCGTACTTCGGCCGTGGCGCGTACGGCATCCAGGCGGCCGCCCAGACCTACTACGGCAAGGACGCGGTCAGGCTCGATCCGAGCGAGTGCGCCTTCCTCGCGGCGCTGCTGAAGGGCCCGACGTACTACGACCCGGCCGGCAACGCCGATCTGGACAAGTCTGCGGACCCCAAGTCCAACCTCAAGCGCTCCACGGAGCGCTGGCGCTGGATTCTCGGTGAGATGCACAAGGACAAGCGCATCAGCGACGCCGACTACCAGAAGGCCATCGCGAAGTACCCCACGCCTCAGGGCCGCAAGGCGACCAAGGGCATGACCGGCCAGATCAGCTACCTGGCCGACACGGCGAAGAAGTACGTCCTGAACCACTCCGACATCACGGAGGCGGAGTTCGACAAGGGCGGCTACCAGATCTACACGACCTTCAGGAAGGACAAGGTCAACGAGCTGAGTGCGGCCGTGAAGAAGATTCAGAAGGACCGGCTCGACCCCAAGCACCGCAGTCTGGACAAGTACGTCCAGTTCGGTGCGGCGTCGGTGGTCCCCAGGGACGGTGCGATCGTCGCCCTCTACGGCGGTGACGGCTACGAGAACGGCCACTTCACCAACAACGCCGACACCTCCGGTGTCCCCGTCGGTTCGACGTGGAAGCCGTTCGTGCTGGCCGCGGCGATGGAGTACGGAACGTACAAGTCCGACGGCCTGGGCATCTCGCCGCTGAGCAAGTACAACGGCGACGACCATCTGAAGGTGAGAAGGCCGGACGGGTCGTACTACCTCAACAAGGACAACTCGTTCTTCTTCCAGAAGAACGAGAGTCCTCGCAAGTGGGGATACATCACGCTGCGCAAGGCGATGGAGCAGTCCATCAACACGCCCTTCGTGCAGCTGGGTGTCGACGTGGGCATGTCCAAGGTCCGCGACGTGGCCCGGTCGGCCGGCATACTCGACGCGAGCATGTCGCAGGACCTCAACCCGTCGTTCGCCATCGGTACCTCCACCCCCAGCGCGATCCGCATGGCCGACGCCTACGCGACCTTCGCGGCCTCCGGTAAGCAGGCGGACCCGTACTCGGTGACCGCCGTCCAGAAGGACGGCACGGACGTGCCGAGCTTCGAAAAGAAGCCCAAGGTCAAGCAGGCGATGGATGCGCCGATCGCCAACAACGTCACGGACGTCCTGCAGAACGTCATCCAGAACGGTACGGGTCAGAACGCCAAGGCCCTGGGCCGTACGGCGGCGGGCAAGACCGGTACCACCGACAAGAACAAGTCGGCCTGGTTCGTCGGCTACACCCAGCAGTTGTCGACGTCGGTGGCGATGTTCCGCGAGAACCCCAAGGACCACAAGCTGCTGTCCATGAACGGCACCGCCGGAGTGGACTCCATCCACGGTGGTGACATCCCGACCGCGGTGTGGACCGAGTACATGAAGGCCGCACTGAAGAACGCGAACGACCCCGGCTTCCCGGCAGCGGAGAAGATCGGTGACGTGCAGGACGAGGCCGGCGCGCCCTCCCCGACCCCGTCGGTCACCATCACGCCGAGCCAGTCGCCGAGCGACTCGCCGACCCCGACGCCGAGCGTGACGTCCAGCTCCCCGTCCCCGTCCCCCAGCGAGTCCTGCCAGTTCGGCTGGGGCGACAACTGTGGTGGAGCCAACGGAGGCGGCAACGGCAACGGGAACGGGAACGGCGGCACGAACGGGGGGACACCCTCGCCGACCGTCACGGACACCACCGGGACCGGGAACACCAGAGGAAACGGCAACGGTGGACTCTTCGCAGGTCAAAATGGTTAG
- a CDS encoding inositol-3-phosphate synthase, whose translation MGSVRVAVVGVGNCAASLVQGVEYYKDADAASKVPGLMHVQFGDYHVRDIEFVAAFDVDAKKVGLDLADAIGASENNTIKICDVPNSGVTVQRGHTLDGLGKYYRETIEESEAEPVDVVQVLKDKQVDVLVCYLPVGSEDAAKFYAQCAIDAKVAFVNALPVFIAGTKEWADKFTEAGVPIVGDDIKSQVGATITHRVMAKLFEDRGVILDRTMQLNVGGNMDFKNMLERERLESKKISKTQAVTSQIPDRDLGEKNVHIGPSDYVAWLDDRKWAYVRLEGRAFGDVPLNLEYKLEVWDSPNSAGVIIDALRAAKIAKDRGIGGPILSASSYFMKSPPVQYFDDVARENVEKFIRGDVER comes from the coding sequence ATGGGTTCGGTTCGCGTAGCCGTCGTCGGCGTGGGCAACTGCGCCGCGTCGCTGGTGCAGGGAGTCGAGTACTACAAGGACGCCGACGCGGCCTCCAAGGTGCCCGGCCTGATGCACGTGCAGTTCGGTGACTACCACGTGCGCGACATCGAGTTCGTCGCCGCGTTCGACGTGGACGCCAAGAAGGTCGGCCTCGACCTCGCGGACGCGATCGGCGCGTCCGAGAACAACACCATCAAGATCTGCGACGTGCCCAACTCCGGTGTCACCGTCCAGCGCGGGCACACCCTCGACGGTCTCGGCAAGTACTACCGCGAGACCATCGAGGAGTCCGAGGCCGAGCCGGTCGACGTCGTCCAGGTCCTGAAGGACAAGCAGGTCGACGTTCTGGTCTGCTACCTGCCCGTCGGTTCCGAGGACGCGGCGAAGTTCTACGCCCAGTGCGCCATCGACGCCAAGGTCGCCTTCGTCAACGCCCTCCCGGTCTTCATCGCCGGCACCAAGGAGTGGGCGGACAAGTTCACCGAGGCCGGTGTGCCGATCGTCGGTGACGACATCAAGTCCCAGGTGGGCGCCACCATCACGCACCGCGTGATGGCCAAGCTGTTCGAGGACCGCGGTGTCATCCTGGACCGCACGATGCAGCTGAACGTCGGCGGCAACATGGACTTCAAGAACATGCTCGAGCGCGAGCGCCTGGAGTCCAAGAAGATCTCCAAGACGCAGGCCGTCACCTCCCAGATCCCCGACCGGGACCTCGGCGAGAAGAACGTCCACATCGGCCCGTCCGACTACGTGGCCTGGCTGGACGACCGCAAGTGGGCCTACGTCCGCCTCGAGGGCCGCGCCTTCGGTGACGTTCCGCTGAACCTGGAGTACAAGCTCGAGGTGTGGGACTCCCCGAACTCCGCGGGTGTCATCATCGACGCCCTGCGTGCCGCGAAGATCGCCAAGGACCGCGGCATCGGTGGGCCGATCTTGTCCGCCTCCTCGTACTTCATGAAGTCCCCGCCGGTCCAGTACTTCGACGACGTGGCCCGGGAGAACGTGGAGAAGTTCATCCGCGGTGACGTCGAGCGCTGA